The Prochlorococcus sp. MIT 0603 genome includes a region encoding these proteins:
- the lpxB gene encoding lipid-A-disaccharide synthase — translation MRLLISTGEVSGDLQGSFLVKALLNESEKRSLPLEVIALGGPRMQAAGAELLVNTSSIGAIGFLETLPFLIPTLRAQKTADNLFVNSPPDVLVLIDYMGPNIKLGNKVRKLFPDLPIVYYIAPQEWAWRIGEGGSTDLIGFTNKILAIFQKEADFYASKGGSVTWVGHPMLDNLRDLPTRNDACKKLKLDPSQKFLLVLPASRSQELKYILPTLLKAAAMLQEKDPSLYILLPAGQQSFESKLQRSLKKFGINGKVFPAKYTEDLKSSFFKVSELALTKSGTINMELALHSVPQIVGYKVSKLTALVAKKILQFEIDHISPVNLLLNERVVPELVQKDFTSEAIYNIASSLLNNKSVRSQILDGYNRLKSSLGEPGVTQRAAKEILDLLES, via the coding sequence ATGCGGCTGCTTATTAGCACTGGAGAGGTGTCTGGGGATTTGCAAGGAAGTTTTCTAGTAAAAGCTTTATTAAATGAGTCAGAAAAAAGATCTCTCCCCTTAGAAGTCATTGCACTAGGTGGTCCTCGAATGCAAGCTGCAGGTGCAGAACTTTTAGTAAATACATCTTCAATAGGAGCAATTGGTTTTTTAGAAACCTTGCCTTTTCTAATTCCTACACTGAGGGCACAAAAAACTGCTGACAATTTATTTGTTAATTCCCCACCAGATGTTTTAGTACTAATTGATTACATGGGGCCAAATATTAAACTTGGAAATAAAGTACGCAAACTCTTTCCTGATCTACCAATTGTTTATTATATTGCCCCTCAGGAATGGGCTTGGAGGATAGGGGAAGGAGGCTCGACTGATTTGATTGGTTTTACAAATAAAATACTTGCTATCTTTCAAAAAGAAGCTGATTTTTATGCATCTAAAGGGGGAAGTGTGACGTGGGTGGGGCACCCAATGCTTGACAACCTTAGAGATTTGCCAACTCGCAATGATGCTTGTAAAAAGCTCAAATTAGACCCTTCTCAAAAGTTCTTATTAGTTTTACCTGCCTCTAGGTCGCAAGAACTTAAATATATTTTACCCACTCTTCTTAAAGCAGCAGCAATGCTTCAAGAAAAAGATCCTTCGCTATATATTCTCTTACCTGCTGGACAACAAAGTTTTGAAAGCAAGCTTCAGAGATCCTTAAAGAAGTTTGGCATTAATGGGAAGGTTTTTCCAGCAAAATATACTGAGGATTTGAAATCAAGTTTTTTCAAAGTTTCTGAGCTAGCACTTACTAAATCAGGCACTATTAACATGGAGTTAGCTTTACATTCAGTTCCTCAAATTGTTGGTTATAAAGTAAGTAAATTGACTGCTCTAGTAGCCAAAAAAATTCTTCAATTTGAAATAGATCATATTTCACCAGTTAACCTTTTGTTAAATGAGAGAGTAGTTCCAGAACTTGTTCAAAAAGATTTCACTTCAGAAGCAATCTATAACATTGCATCATCCCTATTAAATAACAAATCAGTCCGTTCTCAAATCCTAGATGGTTATAATAGATTAAAATCAAGCCTTGGCGAACCTGGGGTAACTCAAAGAGCTGCTAAAGAAATTTTA
- the lpxA gene encoding acyl-ACP--UDP-N-acetylglucosamine O-acyltransferase, which produces MLEKIESANEMIENSSTKIHPLAVVNSKAELGEGVVVSSGAVIGPEVQIGSNTIIGPNVILDGRLKIGSSNKFFPGACIGLEPQDLKYKGAATEVIIGNNNTFRECVTVNRATNIGEQTRIGDGCLLMAYTHVAHGCDIGNDVVISNSVQIAGEVVIGDKAVIGGLLGIHQFVHIGSLAMVGGMTRVDRDVPPYCLVEGHPGRMRGLNRVGIKRRGLDKQNPEEFKQLQEAWDLIYRSGHIYKKGLELVRAKRLLKATNELCVFLEASIGQGRRGPMPYLNSEKK; this is translated from the coding sequence ATGCTGGAAAAGATTGAATCAGCAAATGAGATGATAGAAAACTCATCAACCAAAATCCATCCATTAGCAGTTGTCAATTCAAAGGCAGAGCTTGGGGAAGGTGTTGTTGTCAGCTCTGGGGCTGTAATAGGGCCCGAAGTGCAAATAGGTTCAAATACTATTATTGGTCCAAATGTGATTCTTGATGGGAGACTGAAGATTGGCTCGTCAAATAAATTTTTCCCAGGTGCTTGTATAGGCCTAGAGCCACAAGATTTGAAATACAAAGGGGCAGCTACTGAGGTAATAATTGGGAATAACAATACTTTTCGCGAATGTGTAACAGTTAATCGTGCTACTAATATTGGAGAACAAACAAGGATTGGCGATGGATGTCTCTTAATGGCATATACCCATGTCGCTCATGGTTGTGATATTGGAAATGATGTTGTTATTTCTAATAGCGTTCAAATAGCAGGAGAAGTAGTTATTGGAGATAAAGCTGTTATTGGAGGTTTATTAGGTATACATCAATTTGTTCATATTGGATCTCTAGCAATGGTTGGTGGCATGACAAGAGTGGATAGAGATGTTCCGCCTTATTGTTTAGTCGAAGGGCACCCTGGCAGAATGCGTGGGTTAAATCGCGTTGGTATAAAAAGAAGAGGCCTAGACAAACAAAATCCTGAGGAATTTAAGCAATTACAAGAGGCTTGGGACCTGATTTATAGATCAGGTCATATTTATAAGAAAGGCTTAGAACTAGTTAGAGCAAAGCGCCTTCTAAAGGCCACTAATGAACTTTGTGTTTTCCTTGAAGCTTCTATAGGACAAGGTCGAAGAGGCCCTATGCCATATTTGAATTCTGAAAAGAAATAG